TAGTTGAAGATAGCTTGAGATACAGTCcttaaccaatggcaagaggaAAAGTAGATGGTTGTAGTTAGCCTGAGGTAGGattaaaaccaaacccttcAACACGACAGAGATAGAGAACATTTCCTACCACCAAGATACTCGGTTCCCTGCTTGCCAGTGACATACAGTGCTGTTCAGTGATCACAAGTGATTCACTGCTGCACCACAGATGGTCACCTTCACTCTCAGATGACAAGAAGCTAATGCAACATAACATTAAAAAGTGCAAGTTTACTTAAATATTTGacaatatatatgtaaaattaaatctgaatgataaaaaaaataatcaagagtTCTGGTACTTAGATTAAACTGTCAATCCTTTGAATTTTGGGAATTAGCACTGTGAGACAGGCAAGCAGAACCAACAGCCTTTTAAGATCAGCCAAAACCCCAGTCATGCCACACTTGCTTGTGCCACATAGGATTAACGGTTATGTATTCATGCCAACGCACTGACAAACAGCAAGGTCTTGCAGGCAAGCCGTCTGGATTACTGCTGCTAGCTCAAACGGCAAACACACAcctttttcttgcttctgcCGGCCCATACCAGTGGgtttcagctgcttttgtttctctctgtcTGGCGCAGCAGACCtggctggcagagctggcaccCCTCTTGACTTTGTGGGTCTCATGTAGCTTTTtatctgttctgctgctttaacTCTCTCTTTCTTTGCCTCCTTCACAACCTTTTGTTCAcactctccttccttttctttagtTGTGTCTTGAGGTGTATCTACTTCAGACTTCAATGCCAGGGCATCCTTTAGGTGGGCTTCCCCATCCTGAGAAGCATCCACTTCTGCAAGCTGAGAATGCCCTTTATCATTACCTTCAGGACTTAGTTTGGTTGTTTGGGCAGCTGCCAGATTTAAACCAGCAGCTTCTGTTTCCATCACTTTACTGTCCAAAATGCTCGAGTACTTTGGTGAGCTCTGCTCACTCTTCTTGCCTCCATCCAACTTAGGCTCTTCAGGTTTACTCTCCACTGGTGCTTCTCCCACAACCTGCaacacagctgcttctgctctgccctCCGGTACCACTACAAGTTCTGAATCCTTCCCTTTAGAAGAGGCAGTTACCTCTAGTTTCTCTGTCCCCTTGGCACTTACAGGAGCTGGTCTACTTTCTGAATCTGCCACCTGCTGAGGAAGGTCTGAGGAAGTGTTGTGCTTTTTATCAGTGGTTGTTATTTCTTTATCATCCACTTTTGCCATAGGAGAAAGGGGAACTTCGTCCTTCTTTGACTTACTGTCCTGTTTAATTGACTGATCCAAAGAAAGGGGTTTACCTGCCTCACTGCCATCCTGGGGACCAACCTCCTTGGTTTCACCATCTTTCTTTGAAACCTCTTTTCCAGGCTCTTTGTGTCCCAGATTGATGGGCTGCTCACAAGATTTCTGTATCTCTTCCTTATCATCAGGTCCAggctctttgctgcttttctctgctaTTGCTTCTGGAGGAGGAAGCCCCTTACTTCTTGCACCCTCATCAGTCTGCTTTGGGAAGCCAGAAGAAACACTGACAGTGTTATCAGAGGCAGTCCCTGCAGTCTGAGCAAAGGATTCCAAGTCATTGCCTTTATTATTCCAAAACATCTGAGGGCCAATGGGgaagtttttaatatttctattttcatctACAAAATCCATGGCTTCCATTCCATATGCCATCTCAGATCCCACAGGAGGCTGTACTTCACTCCTGATTGGTTTTGTCTCTAGAAGAACAGGCTGTTCAGAGGCATTTTTAGCCTTTTTACTACTTCCATCATGACCCCTCTTTTTAGATCTATCAGTAACTGCAGTCACAGTGTGATCTGCCACTGTTGGGTGCTCTAGGACAGGCAGCTCCCCACCACTGCTGCAAGGAGAGGGACTTCCTGCTTCAAATTTGTTGGTTATCTCCACATCATGAGGAGGAAACATCTCTGCACCTGCTTTATGCTCCAGAAGGAATGGCTGCTGAAGGTTAGCCTCTgtctttttgcatttctctttactacttgtttgtgatttttctgGCTCCAGAGGTACAGCAGGAGCTTGTACTTCAGTAGTATCAGTCAAGTCACCTAGCAGACTGGCTAAGGTACTGGAATTAGTCTCTTTGCCTTTATCAAAAGGCTGAGTTTGTTTAATGTTTCCCAACTCTTCACCTACCACAGGGATGTTACCTGGACTCAGTACAGAGTGCTCAAGACTATTTCCATCCTTTTTGCCTTTCACAtctctactttttttcttaGGCTTGTCCATCACCAGTCCCCTGGTCAGACTGTGCGCCGCAGCTGCATCTGACCTGTGCTCTGGCTGAGGCTCAGCTGTATCTACCTCCTTACCTTTATTCACGGGCCAAGTTTCTTTAGTGGTGACTATTTCTGGCTCTGATGCCTCTATTTTATTACCTGAAAGAATTGGCTGATTTGAGAAACTTTTTCTATCACCACCCTGTATTTCAGGCTTTGCCTGCACCTCTTTGGTTATACCTGACAGATTATCCAGCTCAAGTTCTCTTTTAAAACCAGACACCTTATCTTTGTCAAAGGTAATTTCTTTTGTGCCCCCAGCCACCTTCTCTTTGCTTGGAAAACTGCTTGTTTCCACCCCAGCATCCCGGAGAGCTGCCTGCCTCAAAGGacttttttcaggttttttccttttcccctcacTGCTCCTCTTTCTTGGTTTGTCTGCCACCAGCAGTGCATCAGAATTCCTCACCACTGATTCAGAAGTTATTCCAGCCTCCTTGCCTTTGTTAATCAAATCTAcctcttctgttttgctgatCATGTCAGCCATAACGAGATGGTCCGCTTCCACTCTCTTACTCTCCAGCGGGAATGGCTGGTCTAAAGCACTCAAATTGGCTATTTCTTTATTCCCAGCATTTTTAGGCTCCTCTGTTCCCAGTTCAGTTGGCCTTTGCATTTTACTTATATCTGATATGCTCTCCTGAAAACACTCAGCAGTAACCCAGACCCTCTCTCTGCCTTTATCACTAACACTAACCTCCTCAGTTTTATCAGTTATGTCAGGAAAGCTACTTGGGTCCATCTTACTCTCAAGAAAAGGCTGCTGGAAAAAACCTCTTTCACCTTTTTTGCTTCTTCCATCACTACCTCTTTTTTTGGGCTTGTCTGGAGGATAAGCATGTGCAATGCTTACTGACGGATGTCCTCTAGCAGCAAAACCTCTACCTTTATCAGGGTAAGTTGTATCTTTTCTAGTCTCATCTATCCTCACTCCATCGTTTAGTCTGCTTGCATCCTCTGAAAACATCACCTGCTCGGAGAAGCTTTTGATCTTTTTTACTTTCCCTTCACCACGCTTTTTTTTAGGTCTGTCCATCCCATGTGCAGTATCGGGATCTCTTCCAGCCTGCTGCTCTAACGCAATAAAtcctttccctttgtttttatCAGGGGAACCTGCTCCCATCATTCCTTCCACTGCTTCAGTGGAGGTGGGATGTTTGGTTGCATCAGACTTCGCTGACGGAAGAAATGTCTGCTCTGAAAAACTATCAgcctttctgttttgcaaagcagtAACTTCCTTGGGGTTCGGTACAATTAATGGTGCAGCAAGAATTTCTGTAGTATCTGTTGGGAGCTTCAAACCTCCCTCTGAAGTACAAAAGTCAACAGCCATGCACTTACTGGGGGACACTGTTTTAGTTTCATCAGCTGCCTTTGGCTCAACAGAAAGCTTGTCCGACAGGCCTGCAGCCTCTGGAAGGGTGGGCTGTTTGAAGGGTTCATTTTCAACCCCCTTGCTTTTTTCACAAGTAcctcttttctttgctgctgcttccagtgaCTTGCTGGAGGTCTGAACCTCACAATGGACAGGGTCACTGAATGCCTCACTCCTGGGGGATGTGGATTTAGCCTCCTTATTTCTGTCAGAAAGAAGCAATTCTGAAGGTTTGGTCTCTAAAGGAGTTTCTACTTTGCTTAGACTTATTGCTTCTGAAGGAGATGCTGTCAGGCCAGCACATTTTGACTCCCTATACTCCTTCCCATTTTTATCAAGAAAATCTCTTTCCATGGCCTTGGTTGGCCCCTTTGCTGTAATAGATTCCCTCACTTTAGTCTCCCCTAGCTGCTCCAAGGGAACCTCTCTTCTTTTGCCTTTAGATTGCAACAAACTGTCATCtctcatttcttctgttttcatgacCTCTCTATTTTTTGCATCCAACACTGATTCTAATGGCACATTGGGTTTTGGGGCCTGCTGTCCTGGTGCTGGCACCGAAAAGGCATTTTGCTCATCCAGGATATGACTTCCAGTTATTTTTTTAGCATCCTTTGGCATATCCGAAGCTCTGTGTCCTGAGGCAACTGACTGCTCCGTGCAAGCTGCAGCAGGCATTACAGGACAGACATCTGGCTTTTGCAGTTCAACAGCAAATGGAGAATTTCTAGGagcttttgacactgttccaTTTTCATCCCAGAACTCCATTGTTCTTGGCAGCtggtttctcttttgttttggtttctttttctttttcttcacaatgGCGAGAGAGCCTTCCAAATCCCAACTCTCCCTTGGTAGATCTCTGCAGCTTTCCACAAACTCTGAGAGAACACTGGATGGCTGCTCAGTTGCCTTTTTATGTGAAACCCTAGTGCGAGGGGATGTTCCAGCCACACATCCAGTTTCCACTACAGAATAGGGGTCTACTTTTGGGTCAGTGCTCTTCTGTTGTGGGAGACCTATTAGGCGTTCCTCTGGTACATCAGTAATAGGCACTGGTGCAGGTTTTGCTCTGCCAAACCTGCGTTCACTCGATTTGTTAGCTTGCCTTATTTGTGCAGTAGGTAGACCTGGAACACAGGAAGCCTGCTCAAACATCAAAGAGACtatttgctttataaaaaaattaaatacactaAATATGTGATTTTAGCCAGCTAAAACACTCCATACAGTCATATATGCAGAATTTTCCAGCACTGATACCACACTAATTCTAAAGCCACCTCAGTAGGGCTGGGATAGACATTTACACGCAAAACCTATTTAAACCGCTACCGATAAATACGtcaatgcaatttaaaaatacataattccCAATACATGCTCTTACACCAccaaaaagcagcagttcttGTAAGGACATGctattgctttttaaagatgCATTAAGGACCCATTTTGTCTTAGCAAGACAAGATAACAGATATACTTTTTATATCTCTAGCTGGCATCCTTCCATAATATGAAAATAGAAGTTTAGTGGAAAGATGAGACTAGGGAAGAGAGAACAGTCATAATGGGGAAGGGGGAGTGAAAGTGCCAAGTCTCCCAAAGTACCCAGGGTGGAAGCAGTGGAGGGCAGAACCTCTGTAACAGAAGTCATTTGCTGTACACCATTGTAGGCAACACTAGGTTTCCTTAGCTACAGGCCACTGATTTTAAAGAGAGCATCAGTTATTTGTCAGTTAGCCCTGGCCCACAAATCAGCCTCCAGTCACAAGTGTAAGCAGTAACAGCTAGGAAAGGCTGCATTAATgggccaggaaaaaaaaattacatttcctttGATAATTACAAAACTCAATTTGGAAGGAGGTCTTCACTGGGAATACTGTAATAAGAATTAATGGTCCTTTTTAATACCAACATAAAAAGCTAGTGGTAATGGCAATATGATGGTGAGCTTTTAAATTCTACAGCAGAATAGAAATAAGCCAGTCTCAGTGATAAAGTACCAGCAGCAGACATATTTGGGCTATTAGTCTGGTGAACGTGGAGGGGAAAAGTGCATTTAAGAGGGCAGGGATAAGAGGCAAAGTGCAAACAGAATCCCCAGTGAATgcacagaaccacacagctgcttcgTGAAAAAGAGATTTCTGCTTGCTCAGGTGGCAATGCAGTCAGtaggaaaaggtgaaaaggtGAACAGTTCACAGAGAATATTTCCATTCTAAAATggaattattatttatattctaCCTGTGGGCTCCTGCAGGGTTTTTTCTGGCTGAGATTCTGCATGTTGGACATGGTTGTGTTCTGCCtcctccttttgtttctctgtaacAGCAGTAACAGATTTTTCTGGAAGGAGGTCTTTATTTTCTAGTGCaacagcttcttttgcctctaCTGGAAtggaaatacaaaaaataagaacagaatGCTTCAGTTCTTAGGAATAGCAGCAACCTGCAGTTTAAAAGCAAGCCCTGGGAAAGGGTACAGGTTTTACTCTATTTTTCATAAGAATTAAGTTTATAAGATATCGTAGTCTACTACATATTATCTCCTCACAATGCCATTTCAAGCAGCAATTTCATATTTTGCAAACATACCAAGGTGGAAGTAAAACATGAAGCAAAGACCGTCTTACAGCTTAAGCACAGGGTGAGGGTTGGTTGGTAAGGCTTCTCACCCCCCCTTCTTGTAATCAATCAAATTCAGACGACACCAGCTTCCCACTGGAGCTGAATTCCAGAATATATTCTGTTATCACTCTGGAGTCCCATTCTAATGCTAATCATCTAGCATTCCTATATACCTTAGCATATAATCATGCAGACACTACCAAATTACTAGATACATGTAATTAGAACgaattttaatttgtaaaaCATAATTACATTgatgtaattaattttatttagattttaaacagaaataaaaactatGACAGACATTGGCACAACTacagatgaggaagaaaaggacaagTTATACGATGGTAATTTCAAATGCTAATTGCCCATGTCAGCATGCACTAATAACCTTTGTGACATTAAAGCTTTGTTGCTTTTTACTTGACAAAGACAGGAGAACAGTGTCTGTGAGAAAGAatcagaatcctagaatggtttgggttgggagggaccttaaggaccatccagttccaaccgcctgccatagacagggacaccttccactagaccaggtggCTCCAgcccctgtccaacctggccttgaacacttccagggatggggcagccacagcttctctgggcaccctgtgccagggcccctccaccctcacagggaagaacttcttcctcagatcccatctaaatctcccctctggcaggttaaagccactcccccttgtcctattcctAAAGACCCTTGCCAAAAGCCCTTTAGCTTTCTTGTCATCCCCTTTAGGCACTTCCCTTtatgcactggaagctgctctaagttctccctggagccttctcttctccaagctgaacaagcccagctctctcatcctgtcttcacaTGAGAGGCAATGGGGCAGAATTAGTTGATAGTGTTTCATGCTGCGGTTTGCATTTCTCACCTGCTGATTCTGAAAGATGGTTTGTCTGCTCCAGAAGACGCTCTTCCTGGTTGCTGGGAGGCGGCTTGCCAACATTAGCTTGCTCTAAAAGATCAACACAGCCTTCTGGGGCTTTCAATTCTTGTTCCACATTTGCAGTTGCTTCTGGAAACAAATGTTTAAGAATAAAAAGtcatcttatttttaatttagatcAGATTAAGCAAGACAAAAATCACTTAATTCTTCCAAGAAACAAAAGGTTTTCCTCACTTTCAAAACAGTGGAAATGTGCTGTTCAGGATCAATTTCTACCAGAGCTCCTCTCCTGAAAGCCTAAGTGCTCAATTAAAGCATATCCTTCCTGTATTGTCTGGTGTTTACTCTTTCATTCACCCACCTATGCCTCCCAGTTACTACATTCcagtaaggttttttttttcctaaaacatcCCACTTTTGACAGTTATCATTAAACCAAAGTatattaaaaagtaagaaagaaaatatctcaCTCCAACACAACCTGCAACCAGTCCACATATACTGCCTCTGTCCAGTAGTATTTGCTATATGTTGACAgtcattttctctctgaaatgaTGGTGCACTTTGAGAAATCCAAGTAGCACAGCAAATCTATTGTCCACCacatggaaaaaatgaaaatgcctgCCTTGCCACTTCAATGCCTATAGTCATCCCAAGTAAATGTCACGAAATTACCCAAAAAGCCTATCAGTCTATTCAGAAACTGGTGTTGAGATCAGAACCTTTGTTGGAAAACAATGCAGGATCTGTGGAGATTTCTGTATCGGCCAAGGATGACAGTGATACAAAAACAAGTACTGACAGGGATGAACTAAAATGTCACTATGGCGGTCTTGAAAACCAGACATCATTGCTAAAAATGCCAagcctaaaaaaaaattaaagtagtCATCAAGactaattttatattttatgagGGGAAAAGTCCTCAGTAAGTACTTTCTCTGTATCCTGACAGCCAAACTGAGCTCTGCTTACCATGTTTTGTGCAAGTCATATCGTAGTatcactggcacaggttgcccagagaagttgcagctgccccatccctggctgtgttcaaggccaggttggatgtggctttgagcaacctggtctggtggaaggtgtccctgcctatggcagggggttggaattagggatcttttaaggttccttctaacccaaactatccTAGGATTTTATGATAATctgaactgttaaaaaaaatacaagttttatttGACAGTCTTATGACAATTGTGCAACTGTATAGCCATCACTACCTGCTATCGGGAGTGTTGCTGCTAGTGCTACACCAAGTTACAGTGCCCTCTCACACCACTTGCCATGCTACTTCAAGGCCAAATAAAACTCACCTGCAGGAGGCTTGCTGAAGGGTGACTTGTCTTGCTCAAGAGAAGACTCAGAAGTCATCAgctcttcagaagcagcaatCATGGTGTCAGTTGCAGTGGCAGACTTAGCTTCTGCAGAAGCAAACCCAGAATCCACGGCAAGAAGAGGCTTGGTGTCTGCTACAGGAACAAACCCAGAATCCATAGCATGATGATGGTTGATTTCTGCTTCAGGGGCAAACTCTGCATGTGCTCCTGGGGCAAATTCAGAATCCATAGCATGATTAGATTTAGTATCTGCTGCTGGGGCAAATGCCAAATCCACAGCATGGTTAGATTCCACATCTGTTGCTGGGGAAAATGCCATATCCATAGCATGGTGAGATTCCACATCTGCTGCTGGGGCAAATGCCAAATCCACAGCATGGTGAGATTCCACATCTGCTGCTGGGGCAAACCCTGCATCTTCTGCTGGGGCAAATTCCAAATCCATAGTGTAATGGGACATAGCATCTGCTGGGGCGAAGCTGGTGTCTGCCACTGGAGTAGATGCATTGACAGCATTAGGGGGCTCGACTTCCGGTGCAGGAGCAAACCCAACATCCATAGCCTGAAAAGGGTTGGCTTCCACTGCGGGTGCAAATCCAGCATCCAGAGCTTGAGGAGGCTTGGCGTCTCCTGCAAAAACACACCCAGccttttcagtgaaaacaaacatgacATCTGAGGGAGGAACACACATCAGAAATCAGtgcaaaaatacagaatgtAAAGACCTAACAGTGGGGGTTTATGACTAGAGAAGATGGAGATTTTGCTCCCTGTCTCTCGTCTTTCACCATCACTTACTCCCTCCCTTAAACCAGTGTACTCAAGTTGTAGTGGTCTTTATGACACCCAAGTGTTTTTCCTACTAGAGCCTCacatgctttgttttgtatCCCTGACTACAGTGGTAGACATCCGTCTGCTCCTAACATGTATCAACCAACAGAAgtactgttttcatttaaaaactacCTGGTGATATATAGCTGCAAGAGACTGGCACTGCCGGATCCACTGGGAGCAGCATATTCCAACAGAATATGGCCTTGTTAATTTTTTACATACTATCTACTGACCACTGAGCTATGAGTTTCAGAATAACATTTGTCAGTTCACAATGCAAGCCTCTGCACTGAAGTCAGCATTTTCATAAAATCCCCTTAAAGGAGTTTTTTCAGACTATTTTACTTGAACATTTTAGCTGTCTAGAGGCAAGTTTTCATAAATTATCAGAAGCACTAGATTTCTCTTCTGCATCTATTCATTTCAATAGCTCCAAGCTCAACCCATACTCTGTATAATGCAGCATGGTGACCTGAACAGCTCGGATATTATGCTGAgtagatgtttaaaaaaactaaaacctTTAAATATTTCTACTAATTGATTCAGTCACATCTAAAAATATCCTCTCCAAACAATGGAAAAGATATTAAACCTTAAATTAGAtacttaaactgaaaaaggaagaaataagaaaaatggaaaaagtgctttttaaattaGCACTTCAGGTCCATTTagataaaaccagaaagatCCATTATGCACTAGCCCCCATTTGGGTtcgtttgttttttaaagtgatATCGCGATCctttccaaaataaaatgtaaagatTGTGATTTCACAGAAGCAAAAGACAGTAAAGAAATAGATATTAAAAGTAGTATGGATTTTCCCTGGTGAATCATGGGAAGGACTGgaataaagcataaaaaaaacTGGACAAAGACTGATGCAAAATGTACCACTAGTCTGATGCTGTACTTAAAAACTGTCCGTTTTAAAGACTCtccttaaaacattttttaaggTATTTATACACAGCATCAGACTCATGGTATAACCACATTCTTGACACACTTAAACATTTCTCTGGAGCTGAAATTTTGAGAAAGAATCATTAAAACAGTTACTGGTGCAGAAGACTTGAGCTGAAAAGCTGAGTAGACTTGCTATTTCTCACCAACACACTTCAGGTATTATTGGTGACGAAAATTAAACATTCAGTCCCAACAGGATTTGTTAATACCTTGCTGTGTTTCCTTCAGGTGGGGCAATCCCAACTGTGGTCAAAATGTCTTTAACCACTATAGGTTGCTCACGAAGGGCCTAAACCCAGCACCAATCTTTAAACTGGAGCAGCGTTACCTGATTCCACACCTTTTGGTCTATCAGTAGCTTTGGCCTCTCCTGGGGATGTTGTTA
This sequence is a window from Lathamus discolor isolate bLatDis1 chromosome 2, bLatDis1.hap1, whole genome shotgun sequence. Protein-coding genes within it:
- the MAP4 gene encoding microtubule-associated protein 4 isoform X1, giving the protein MEFWDENGTVSKAPRNSPFAVELQKPDVCPVMPAAACTEQSVASGHRASDMPKDAKKITGSHILDEQNAFSVPAPGQQAPKPNVPLESVLDAKNREVMKTEEMRDDSLLQSKGKRREVPLEQLGETKVRESITAKGPTKAMERDFLDKNGKEYRESKCAGLTASPSEAISLSKVETPLETKPSELLLSDRNKEAKSTSPRSEAFSDPVHCEVQTSSKSLEAAAKKRGTCEKSKGVENEPFKQPTLPEAAGLSDKLSVEPKAADETKTVSPSKCMAVDFCTSEGGLKLPTDTTEILAAPLIVPNPKEVTALQNRKADSFSEQTFLPSAKSDATKHPTSTEAVEGMMGAGSPDKNKGKGFIALEQQAGRDPDTAHGMDRPKKKRGEGKVKKIKSFSEQVMFSEDASRLNDGVRIDETRKDTTYPDKGRGFAARGHPSVSIAHAYPPDKPKKRGSDGRSKKGERGFFQQPFLESKMDPSSFPDITDKTEEVSVSDKGRERVWVTAECFQESISDISKMQRPTELGTEEPKNAGNKEIANLSALDQPFPLESKRVEADHLVMADMISKTEEVDLINKGKEAGITSESVVRNSDALLVADKPRKRSSEGKRKKPEKSPLRQAALRDAGVETSSFPSKEKVAGGTKEITFDKDKVSGFKRELELDNLSGITKEVQAKPEIQGGDRKSFSNQPILSGNKIEASEPEIVTTKETWPVNKGKEVDTAEPQPEHRSDAAAAHSLTRGLVMDKPKKKSRDVKGKKDGNSLEHSVLSPGNIPVVGEELGNIKQTQPFDKGKETNSSTLASLLGDLTDTTEVQAPAVPLEPEKSQTSSKEKCKKTEANLQQPFLLEHKAGAEMFPPHDVEITNKFEAGSPSPCSSGGELPVLEHPTVADHTVTAVTDRSKKRGHDGSSKKAKNASEQPVLLETKPIRSEVQPPVGSEMAYGMEAMDFVDENRNIKNFPIGPQMFWNNKGNDLESFAQTAGTASDNTVSVSSGFPKQTDEGARSKGLPPPEAIAEKSSKEPGPDDKEEIQKSCEQPINLGHKEPGKEVSKKDGETKEVGPQDGSEAGKPLSLDQSIKQDSKSKKDEVPLSPMAKVDDKEITTTDKKHNTSSDLPQQVADSESRPAPVSAKGTEKLEVTASSKGKDSELVVVPEGRAEAAVLQVVGEAPVESKPEEPKLDGGKKSEQSSPKYSSILDSKVMETEAAGLNLAAAQTTKLSPEGNDKGHSQLAEVDASQDGEAHLKDALALKSEVDTPQDTTKEKEGECEQKVVKEAKKERVKAAEQIKSYMRPTKSRGVPALPARSAAPDREKQKQLKPTGMGRQKQEKAKLEESKPVEAVTGNDITAPPNKELPPSPEKKTKPAISTSSTKPAATKARPLSATSPKRPPSAAPGLNKKPTSPTAGPTSATTTKRPATSTTRPSTLAPKETKPKVADAKTTDKRTSLSKPSTTATSKTTVRSSPVAPKTTAASPVAATAAVKNNATSPPKRPTSIKTDAKPADAKKTTAKSPSADLSRPKSATGNAVKSSTTTSTTSSSAPALPGVATSRPKPKPAATKPTTTSTTTADAKKPTAKVPAKPSSISKPPRPTSSASAPDLKNVRSKIGSTDNIKHQPGGGKGKIEKRPESAAAARKFEPNVVSKMATTKTTVSKEGAPKQPNGKVQIVSKKANYSHVQSKCGSKDNIKHVPGGGNVQIQNKKVDLSKVSSKCGSKANIKHKPGGGDVKIENQKLNFKEKAQAKVGSLDNVGHLPAGGTVKAEGSVEPEQLPPAPQNGEVTAAQAGSEMRENGVGPAVPTALSGGDQREIQSFETQIQETSI
- the MAP4 gene encoding microtubule-associated protein 4 isoform X2, which translates into the protein MEFWDENGTVSKAPRNSPFAVELQKPDVCPVMPAAACTEQSVASGHRASDMPKDAKKITGSHILDEQNAFSVPAPGQQAPKPNVPLESVLDAKNREVMKTEEMRDDSLLQSKGKRREVPLEQLGETKVRESITAKGPTKAMERDFLDKNGKEYRESKCAGLTASPSEAISLSKVETPLETKPSELLLSDRNKEAKSTSPRSEAFSDPVHCEVQTSSKSLEAAAKKRGTCEKSKGVENEPFKQPTLPEAAGLSDKLSVEPKAADETKTVSPSKCMAVDFCTSEGGLKLPTDTTEILAAPLIVPNPKEVTALQNRKADSFSEQTFLPSAKSDATKHPTSTEAVEGMMGAGSPDKNKGKGFIALEQQAGRDPDTAHGMDRPKKKRGEGKVKKIKSFSEQVMFSEDASRLNDGVRIDETRKDTTYPDKGRGFAARGHPSVSIAHAYPPDKPKKRGSDGRSKKGERGFFQQPFLESKMDPSSFPDITDKTEEVSVSDKGRERVWVTAECFQESISDISKMQRPTELGTEEPKNAGNKEIANLSALDQPFPLESKRVEADHLVMADMISKTEEVDLINKGKEAGITSESVVRNSDALLVADKPRKRSSEGKRKKPEKSPLRQAALRDAGVETSSFPSKEKVAGGTKEITFDKDKVSGFKRELELDNLSGITKEVQAKPEIQGGDRKSFSNQPILSGNKIEASEPEIVTTKETWPVNKGKEVDTAEPQPEHRSDAAAAHSLTRGLVMDKPKKKSRDVKGKKDGNSLEHSVLSPGNIPVVGEELGNIKQTQPFDKGKETNSSTLASLLGDLTDTTEVQAPAVPLEPEKSQTSSKEKCKKTEANLQQPFLLEHKAGAEMFPPHDVEITNKFEAGSPSPCSSGGELPVLEHPTVADHTVTAVTDRSKKRGHDGSSKKAKNASEQPVLLETKPIRSEVQPPVGSEMAYGMEAMDFVDENRNIKNFPIGPQMFWNNKGNDLESFAQTAGTASDNTVSVSSGFPKQTDEGARSKGLPPPEAIAEKSSKEPGPDDKEEIQKSCEQPINLGHKEPGKEVSKKDGETKEVGPQDGSEAGKPLSLDQSIKQDSKSKKDEVPLSPMAKVDDKEITTTDKKHNTSSDLPQQVADSESRPAPVSAKGTEKLEVTASSKGKDSELVVVPEGRAEAAVLQVVGEAPVESKPEEPKLDGGKKSEQSSPKYSSILDSKVMETEAAGLNLAAAQTTKLSPEGNDKGHSQLAEVDASQDGEAHLKDALALKSEVDTPQDTTKEKEGECEQKVVKEAKKERVKAAEQIKSYMRPTKSRGVPALPARSAAPDREKQKQLKPTGMGRQKQEKAKLEESKPVEAVTGNDITAPPNKELPPSPEKKTKPAISTSSTKPAATKARPLSATSPKRPPSAAPGLNKKPTSPTAGPTSATTTKRPATSTTRPSTLAPKETKPKVADAKTTDKRTSLSKPSTTATSKTTVRSSPVAPKTTAASPVAATAAVKNNATSPPKRPTSIKTDAKPADAKKTTAKSPSADLSRPKSATGNAVKSSTTTSTTSSSAPALPGVATSRPKPKPAATKPTTTSTTTADAKKPTAKVPAKPSSISKPPRPTSSASAPDLKNVRSKIGSTDNIKHQPGGGKGKIEKRPESAAAARKFEPNVVSKMATTKTTVSKEGAPKQPNGKVQIVSKKANYSHVQSKCGSKDNIKHVPGGGNVQIQNKKVDLSKVSSKCGSKANIKHKPGGGDVKIENQKLNFKEKAQAKVGSLDNVGHLPAGGTVKAEGSVEPEQLPPAPQNGEVTAAQAGSEMRENGVGPAVPTALSGGDQREIQSFETQIQETN